The Carnobacterium sp. 17-4 genome has a window encoding:
- the coaE gene encoding dephospho-CoA kinase (Dephospho-CoA kinase (CoaE) performs the final step in coenzyme A biosynthesis.), translating into MTVILGLTGSIATGKSTVSKIFKEQGFPVVDADVGAREVVKPGTEGLSEIKKQFGDNVILTDGTLNRAALGKIVFKDEKQREKLNMILSKRIYQWVMDQKKEYLKRDPAILVLDIPLLFEAGYEKEVDQVMVVATTKEIQIDRLMKRDKIGKEDAIQKINSQLPISEKIVLGDSVIDNSGSTENTKQQVIDWIDKITAK; encoded by the coding sequence ATGACTGTGATCTTAGGATTAACTGGAAGTATTGCTACGGGTAAATCAACTGTTAGCAAAATATTTAAAGAACAAGGATTTCCTGTGGTGGATGCAGACGTTGGAGCAAGAGAAGTCGTCAAACCTGGAACAGAAGGATTAAGTGAAATAAAAAAACAATTTGGCGATAACGTTATTTTGACTGACGGTACGTTAAACCGAGCGGCATTAGGGAAGATTGTGTTTAAAGATGAAAAACAAAGAGAGAAGCTAAATATGATCTTATCTAAACGCATTTATCAATGGGTGATGGACCAAAAAAAAGAGTATTTGAAACGAGACCCTGCGATTCTTGTGTTGGATATCCCCCTTTTATTTGAGGCGGGTTATGAAAAAGAAGTGGATCAAGTGATGGTAGTAGCTACGACCAAAGAAATTCAAATCGATCGATTGATGAAGAGAGATAAGATAGGAAAAGAAGATGCAATTCAAAAAATCAACTCTCAACTTCCAATTTCAGAAAAAATTGTTCTTGGAGATAGCGTTATTGACAATAGCGGATCAACTGAAAATACGAAACAGCAAGTTATAGACTGGATAGACAAAATAACAGCCAAATAA
- a CDS encoding peptide ABC transporter substrate-binding protein: protein MKKSKLVSLLGLTATSALVLAACGGGNDGETANTESTTSGSSEEQVLNLIESAELPNMDSAKSTDVVSGTVLNNVNEGLYRQNPENKLELGMAAEEPEVSEDGLTYTFKIKEDAVWSNGDPVTAGDFVYAWQRLATPETAAEYSYMIDGVVENASAILTGEMEPSELGATAVDEKTLEVQLEKAVPYFKDLLTLPMFLPQNEAFVTEQGEKYATNSDTVLYNGPFVLDEWDGTGLSWVLNKNEEYWDAETVVLDAINVDVVKETSTAINLYDTGAVDRITLSGEYVQTKQGDPELKTQPTSSVFYFKFNQERDGEETPLANENIRKAIAMAYDKQAFADTVLQNGSIPANGLVPAELAVDPATGEDFRAQSGDLLTYDVEQAQEYFAAGLDELGVDSLTLEILGDDTENAKKSLEFMQGQLTSNLPGLEINLRNVPFKVRLDADTNQDYDIEMAGWGADYADPINFLELFHSENGNNKSSYSNPDYDALVESAQTNVTDLEGRWEDMLEAEKILMETGGIAPIYQRAYSVLEKDYLKDFSSHLTGAEYSYKWASIDGKE, encoded by the coding sequence ATGAAAAAGAGTAAATTAGTTAGTTTATTAGGTTTAACAGCTACATCTGCATTAGTTTTAGCAGCTTGTGGTGGTGGAAACGATGGAGAAACAGCAAATACAGAATCAACAACTTCTGGCTCTTCTGAAGAGCAAGTACTGAACCTGATTGAAAGTGCTGAATTACCAAATATGGATTCTGCAAAATCAACAGATGTAGTAAGTGGTACCGTTTTAAATAACGTGAATGAAGGATTATATCGCCAAAATCCTGAGAATAAACTTGAATTAGGAATGGCTGCTGAAGAACCAGAAGTGAGTGAAGATGGTTTAACATATACATTTAAAATTAAAGAAGATGCAGTTTGGTCTAATGGAGATCCTGTAACAGCCGGTGATTTTGTCTATGCTTGGCAGCGTTTAGCAACTCCTGAAACAGCTGCTGAATACTCATACATGATTGATGGTGTTGTTGAAAATGCTTCTGCAATTTTAACGGGAGAAATGGAACCTTCAGAACTAGGTGCTACGGCTGTTGATGAAAAAACGTTAGAAGTTCAATTAGAAAAAGCTGTGCCTTACTTCAAAGATTTACTAACACTTCCAATGTTTTTACCACAAAACGAAGCTTTTGTAACTGAACAAGGTGAAAAATATGCAACAAATAGTGATACTGTTCTTTACAATGGTCCTTTCGTATTAGACGAATGGGATGGTACTGGCTTAAGCTGGGTATTAAATAAAAATGAAGAATACTGGGATGCAGAAACTGTAGTATTAGATGCAATAAATGTTGATGTAGTTAAAGAAACATCTACTGCAATCAACTTGTACGATACAGGAGCAGTTGACCGTATTACATTATCAGGTGAATATGTACAAACAAAACAAGGCGATCCTGAATTGAAAACTCAACCAACTTCATCTGTTTTCTACTTTAAATTTAACCAAGAACGTGATGGAGAAGAAACTCCTTTAGCTAATGAAAATATTCGTAAAGCTATTGCAATGGCTTATGATAAACAAGCTTTTGCTGACACAGTTCTTCAAAACGGTTCTATTCCAGCTAATGGGTTAGTTCCAGCTGAATTAGCTGTTGATCCTGCAACAGGTGAAGATTTCCGTGCACAAAGTGGAGATTTATTAACTTATGACGTTGAACAAGCGCAAGAGTATTTTGCAGCAGGTTTAGACGAATTGGGTGTGGATTCTCTTACTTTAGAAATTTTAGGTGATGATACTGAAAATGCTAAAAAATCTCTAGAATTTATGCAAGGACAATTGACTTCGAATCTACCAGGTTTAGAAATCAACTTAAGAAATGTTCCATTTAAAGTTCGTTTAGATGCAGATACGAATCAAGATTACGATATCGAAATGGCTGGTTGGGGAGCTGACTACGCAGATCCAATCAACTTCTTAGAATTATTCCATTCAGAAAATGGAAACAACAAATCTAGCTACTCTAATCCTGATTACGATGCATTAGTTGAAAGTGCTCAAACAAATGTAACAGATTTAGAAGGTCGTTGGGAAGATATGTTAGAAGCTGAAAAAATCTTAATGGAAACAGGCGGAATTGCACCAATTTATCAACGTGCATACTCTGTTTTAGAAAAAGATTATCTTAAAGATTTCTCAAGTCACTTAACAGGTGCAGAATACTCATACAAATGGGCTTCAATTGACGGAAAAGAATAA
- a CDS encoding peptide ABC transporter substrate-binding protein, with product MEKKKYLQLMGLSLASISLLAACGGNKDESATNTNGTDKQELNLVESAELPTMDSVLATDAVSFNVMNNVNEGLYRQGPDGELVLGMAAEEPEISEDGLTYTFKIREDAVWSNDEPVTANDFVFAWTRLATPETAAEYSYMIDGVVLNATAVLQGEMDPSELGVTAVDDKTFEVQLEKAVPYFESLTTLSMFFPQNEAYVTEQGDAYASNSDHVLYNGPFVLDEWDGTGLSWVLNKNEDYWDAETVELDAVNIDVIKETSTALNLYDTGSIDRMILSGDYVQTQQGNPDLKTQPTSTVAYLKFNQERDGEQTALANENIRKAIAMAFDKQAYVDTVLQNGSIPANGLVPQSLAVDPSTGEDYRDQNGDLLTFDLEKAQEYWEKGLQELGLDSLTLEILSDDTENAKKSIEFLQGQLTQNLPGLDISLRNVPFKVRLDANSNQDYDIQLALWGADYADPINFLELFQSENGNNKSGYNSADYDALIESAQTNVTDLESRWQDMLDAEKVLMDEAGIAPIYQRAYAVLEKPYVQDFTTYLVGAEWSLKWTSVTK from the coding sequence GTGGAAAAGAAAAAATATCTTCAGTTAATGGGGTTATCACTAGCTTCTATTAGTTTATTAGCAGCTTGCGGTGGGAACAAAGATGAATCGGCAACAAACACAAATGGAACCGACAAACAAGAATTAAACCTAGTTGAGTCAGCTGAATTACCAACAATGGACTCAGTGCTAGCAACGGATGCTGTTAGTTTCAATGTAATGAATAACGTTAATGAAGGGTTATACCGTCAAGGACCAGATGGAGAACTTGTGTTAGGTATGGCAGCAGAAGAACCAGAAATAAGCGAAGATGGATTAACTTATACATTTAAAATCAGAGAAGATGCAGTGTGGTCAAATGATGAGCCTGTAACAGCTAACGATTTTGTTTTCGCATGGACACGCTTAGCAACACCTGAAACAGCTGCAGAGTACTCTTATATGATTGATGGAGTGGTATTAAACGCAACTGCTGTCTTACAAGGTGAAATGGACCCATCTGAACTAGGTGTAACAGCTGTTGATGATAAAACATTTGAAGTGCAATTAGAAAAAGCGGTTCCTTATTTTGAAAGTTTAACAACATTGTCAATGTTTTTCCCACAAAATGAAGCTTACGTTACAGAACAGGGTGATGCTTATGCATCAAATAGTGATCACGTTCTTTATAACGGACCTTTTGTACTAGATGAATGGGACGGAACTGGCTTAAGCTGGGTATTAAACAAGAACGAAGATTATTGGGACGCAGAAACTGTTGAATTAGATGCAGTTAATATTGATGTTATCAAAGAAACTTCAACTGCTTTGAATTTATATGATACAGGTTCAATCGATCGTATGATACTATCAGGTGATTATGTTCAGACACAACAAGGTAACCCAGATTTGAAAACTCAACCTACTTCTACTGTAGCTTATCTTAAATTTAACCAAGAACGTGATGGAGAACAAACCGCATTAGCTAATGAAAATATTCGTAAAGCTATCGCGATGGCTTTTGATAAACAAGCATATGTTGATACTGTTCTTCAAAACGGTTCTATCCCAGCTAACGGACTTGTTCCACAATCATTAGCTGTTGATCCATCAACAGGAGAAGACTACCGTGATCAAAACGGTGATTTATTGACATTTGATCTTGAGAAAGCTCAAGAATACTGGGAAAAAGGATTACAAGAATTAGGATTAGATTCTTTAACATTAGAAATTTTAAGTGATGATACTGAAAATGCTAAAAAATCAATTGAATTTTTACAAGGACAATTAACACAAAATTTACCGGGATTAGATATCTCATTAAGAAATGTACCGTTTAAAGTACGTCTAGATGCTAACAGCAATCAAGATTATGACATTCAATTAGCATTGTGGGGAGCAGATTATGCTGATCCTATTAACTTCTTAGAGTTGTTCCAATCAGAAAATGGAAATAATAAGTCTGGATACAACAGCGCTGATTATGATGCATTAATTGAAAGTGCTCAAACGAATGTGACTGATTTAGAATCACGTTGGCAAGATATGCTTGATGCAGAAAAAGTATTAATGGATGAAGCTGGTATTGCACCAATTTATCAACGTGCTTATGCAGTATTAGAAAAGCCATATGTTCAAGATTTTACAACATATTTAGTTGGAGCAGAATGGTCGCTTAAATGGACGTCTGTTACAAAATAA
- the thrS gene encoding threonine--tRNA ligase → MSEINITFPDGAVKSFPMGSSTKDIAESISKGLAKKALAGKFNGELVDLVRPLEVNGEIEIITPDHEDALQILRHSTAHLMANALRRLYPDIKFGVGPAISTGFYYDTDSEAPITDEDIPKIEAEMMAIVKENNPIVRKEVTREEALEIFKDDPYKVELITALPESEKITVYDQGDFVDLCRGVHVPSTGRIQVFKLLSLAGAYWRGNSDNKMMQRVYGTAFFDKKDLKEFIKMREEAKLRDHRKLGKELDLFMISPEVGSGLPFWLPKGATIRRTIERYIVDREISLGYQHVYTPIMADVNLYKTSGHWDHYHEDMFPPMDMGDGEMLVLRPMNCPHHMMVYKNDVHSYRELPIRIAELGQMHRYEKSGALSGLQRVREMTLNDGHTFVRPDQIEEEFKRTLELMLAVYGDFNITDYRFRLSYRDPNNTEKYYDDDGMWEKAQTMLKAAMDDMELDYFEAEGEAAFYGPKLDVLVKTAIGIEETLSTIQLDFLLPERFDLTYVGEDGENNHRPVVIHRGIVSTMERFVAYLIEEYKGAFPTWLAPVQATIIPVNLDMHTDYAYEIKKQLESIGMRVDVDERNEKMGYKIRASQTQKIPYQLVVGDSEVQDNTVAVRKYGEKATETIGLNDYIEKVSSEIKNFSN, encoded by the coding sequence ATGTCAGAAATTAACATTACGTTTCCAGATGGAGCAGTAAAATCGTTTCCAATGGGTTCATCTACAAAAGATATTGCTGAAAGTATCAGCAAAGGTTTAGCCAAAAAAGCATTAGCTGGTAAATTTAACGGAGAATTAGTGGATTTAGTACGTCCGCTAGAAGTAAATGGTGAGATTGAAATCATTACACCAGATCATGAAGATGCATTACAAATTTTGCGTCATTCAACTGCTCACTTGATGGCAAATGCATTACGTCGTTTGTATCCAGATATAAAATTTGGAGTGGGTCCTGCCATTTCAACTGGATTTTATTATGACACAGATTCTGAAGCACCAATAACAGATGAAGATATTCCAAAAATTGAAGCTGAAATGATGGCAATTGTAAAAGAAAATAATCCTATTGTTCGTAAAGAAGTTACACGTGAAGAAGCGTTAGAAATCTTCAAAGATGATCCTTACAAAGTAGAATTGATTACAGCATTACCTGAATCAGAAAAAATTACAGTATATGACCAAGGCGATTTTGTAGATTTATGTCGTGGTGTCCATGTGCCATCTACAGGTCGTATTCAAGTGTTTAAACTGTTATCTCTTGCAGGTGCCTACTGGAGAGGGAACTCGGATAATAAAATGATGCAACGGGTTTACGGAACAGCATTCTTTGATAAAAAAGACTTGAAAGAGTTTATAAAAATGCGTGAAGAAGCTAAGTTACGTGATCACCGTAAATTAGGAAAAGAATTAGATTTATTCATGATTTCTCCTGAAGTTGGATCTGGATTGCCGTTCTGGTTGCCAAAAGGTGCTACGATTCGTCGTACAATTGAACGTTACATCGTTGACCGTGAAATCAGTTTAGGTTACCAACATGTCTACACACCTATTATGGCTGATGTAAACTTATACAAAACATCTGGTCATTGGGACCATTATCATGAAGATATGTTCCCACCTATGGATATGGGTGATGGCGAAATGCTTGTCTTGCGCCCAATGAACTGCCCACACCATATGATGGTATACAAAAATGATGTGCACAGCTACCGTGAGTTGCCTATTCGGATTGCTGAATTAGGACAAATGCATCGCTATGAAAAGAGTGGAGCTTTATCAGGATTACAACGAGTACGTGAAATGACTTTGAATGATGGACATACATTCGTACGTCCAGATCAAATTGAAGAAGAATTCAAGCGTACACTGGAGTTGATGTTAGCTGTTTACGGTGATTTTAACATTACTGATTACCGTTTCCGATTAAGCTATCGTGATCCTAATAACACAGAAAAATACTATGATGATGATGGTATGTGGGAAAAAGCTCAAACAATGCTTAAAGCAGCTATGGATGACATGGAATTAGACTATTTTGAAGCAGAAGGCGAAGCAGCTTTCTATGGTCCTAAACTAGATGTATTAGTAAAAACAGCTATCGGAATTGAAGAGACACTTTCAACAATCCAACTAGACTTTTTACTTCCAGAACGTTTTGACCTGACATATGTAGGTGAAGATGGCGAAAATAATCACCGTCCTGTGGTTATTCACCGTGGTATTGTTTCTACAATGGAGCGTTTTGTAGCTTACTTGATTGAAGAGTACAAAGGAGCGTTTCCTACTTGGTTAGCACCAGTTCAAGCGACAATTATTCCAGTTAACTTAGATATGCATACAGATTATGCTTATGAGATTAAAAAACAACTAGAAAGTATTGGAATGCGCGTAGATGTTGACGAACGCAATGAAAAAATGGGGTATAAAATACGTGCTTCTCAAACACAAAAAATACCTTATCAATTAGTTGTTGGAGATAGCGAAGTTCAAGATAATACGGTTGCGGTACGTAAGTATGGCGAAAAAGCGACTGAAACAATTGGGTTAAATGATTATATAGAAAAAGTTTCATCAGAAATAAAAAACTTTAGCAACTAA
- the infC gene encoding translation initiation factor IF-3, with protein MTIAKDMMVNDGIRARELRVIGSNSEQLGVITKSEALKLAEEANLDLVLVAPKAKPPVARIMDYGKFRFEQQKKEREARKNQKVISIKEVRLSPTIDLNDFNTKLRNARKFLEKGDKVKASIRFKGRAITHKSIGKEVLDRLAKETADISTIESAAKMDGRSMFLILAPKNEK; from the coding sequence ATGACCATAGCAAAAGATATGATGGTAAATGACGGCATTCGTGCACGTGAATTACGCGTTATTGGTAGTAATAGCGAACAACTTGGTGTAATTACAAAAAGTGAAGCGTTAAAACTTGCAGAAGAAGCAAACTTAGACTTAGTACTAGTAGCTCCAAAAGCAAAACCACCTGTAGCACGTATTATGGACTACGGTAAATTCCGTTTTGAGCAACAGAAAAAAGAACGTGAAGCCCGTAAAAATCAAAAAGTCATTAGTATCAAAGAAGTAAGATTAAGTCCTACTATTGATTTAAATGATTTTAATACTAAATTACGTAACGCACGTAAGTTCCTTGAAAAAGGAGATAAAGTAAAGGCTTCAATCCGATTTAAAGGTCGTGCCATTACTCATAAAAGTATTGGTAAAGAAGTGTTGGATCGTTTAGCTAAAGAAACAGCTGATATTTCAACTATTGAATCAGCAGCTAAAATGGATGGTCGCAGCATGTTCTTAATTTTAGCACCAAAGAATGAAAAGTAA
- the nrdR gene encoding transcriptional regulator NrdR: MQCPRCQNNGSKVVDSRPADDGRAIRRRRECEACKFRFTTFERVEKTPLLVIKKNGTREEFNREKILRGLIRSCEKRPVAMEQVEKIVDEVENQIRGLGENEIASAIIGEYIMEKLADIDEVAYIRFASVYRQFKDMSVFLKELQEFERKKAGKN; the protein is encoded by the coding sequence ATGCAATGTCCACGCTGTCAAAATAATGGTTCTAAAGTTGTCGATAGTCGTCCAGCAGATGATGGGCGTGCTATTCGCAGAAGGAGAGAATGTGAAGCATGCAAATTCCGCTTTACTACGTTTGAACGAGTAGAAAAAACACCGCTTTTAGTTATTAAAAAAAATGGCACCAGAGAAGAATTTAATCGCGAAAAAATTCTAAGAGGATTGATTCGTTCGTGTGAAAAACGACCTGTAGCAATGGAACAAGTTGAAAAAATAGTTGATGAAGTAGAAAATCAAATCAGAGGACTAGGCGAAAATGAAATTGCTTCTGCTATTATCGGAGAATACATTATGGAAAAATTAGCTGACATAGATGAGGTAGCTTATATACGTTTTGCTAGTGTTTATCGCCAATTTAAAGATATGAGTGTCTTTTTAAAAGAATTACAAGAATTTGAAAGAAAAAAAGCTGGAAAAAATTAA
- the rpmI gene encoding 50S ribosomal protein L35 codes for MPKQKTHRGSAKRFKRTGNGGLKRHHAKTSHMFANKSQKQKRKLRKSAMVSSGDMKRIRQQLAKW; via the coding sequence ATGCCAAAACAAAAAACACACCGTGGTTCAGCAAAACGGTTCAAAAGAACAGGTAATGGTGGATTAAAACGTCATCATGCTAAAACAAGCCATATGTTTGCAAACAAATCACAAAAACAAAAACGTAAATTACGTAAATCAGCAATGGTATCTTCTGGCGATATGAAACGTATCCGTCAACAATTAGCTAAATGGTAA
- the rplT gene encoding 50S ribosomal protein L20 has protein sequence MPRVKGGTVTRKRRKKILKLAKGYYGSKHILFKTAKQQVMKSYTYAYRDRRQKKRDFRKLWIARINAAARLNNMSYSTFMHGLKLAEIDVNRKMLAEIAVTDAAAFTALAEQAKTALNNK, from the coding sequence ATGCCACGTGTAAAAGGTGGAACGGTTACTCGTAAACGTCGTAAAAAAATATTAAAATTAGCAAAAGGGTATTACGGTTCTAAACATATTTTATTCAAAACAGCTAAGCAACAAGTAATGAAATCATATACTTATGCTTACAGAGACCGTCGTCAAAAGAAACGTGATTTCCGTAAATTATGGATCGCTCGTATTAATGCAGCTGCTCGTTTAAACAACATGAGCTACAGCACATTTATGCATGGTCTTAAATTAGCAGAAATCGATGTTAACCGTAAAATGTTAGCAGAAATCGCTGTTACAGATGCTGCTGCATTCACAGCATTAGCTGAACAAGCTAAAACTGCATTGAACAACAAATAA
- a CDS encoding replication initiation and membrane attachment family protein: MGYPWKNLSPKDGFLVKQQALLSDIDQKILTFLYQPLVGNAAYSLYMTLWTEIEEENYWSEGILHSELLALLNIGIPELYQARIKLEAIGLIKTYLQTSPTKLIVYELQAPQTSKVFFKDDLLSLLLLEKVGERKFKKLRNRFVVETIDKNKFQEITKSFLDVFQFDAELLKREKELLKQPVSYIGNTSSTRPRVDPKTFDLKFFYTGLNHQYVNRSSITKEIEETILVLHTLYGLDELAMQQFVLNASDIETGKIDEKRLKKLAYDDYHNKNQQNISLKDVVEKDIEVDSNQQKMRETELTNRGLTKEDIAVIEVSEQISPVDFMNSIKDQKGGFVTKPEEWTLEEIVKKANLPTAVINILIHYILVVRNNPTLDQKLAYKIANDWAQEKVVAPEEAIQKVKKMYSENAEKRQQQENRSKSYTQNRGKSNYGNQTTIRKETLPDWAKEGNNQLEEKPMSEEEQNAFMERLKRIQNFGKEGE; this comes from the coding sequence TTGGGGTATCCATGGAAAAACTTAAGTCCCAAGGATGGTTTTTTAGTAAAACAACAGGCATTGCTTTCGGATATCGATCAAAAAATTCTCACTTTTTTGTATCAACCTTTAGTAGGAAATGCTGCATACAGTCTTTATATGACTTTGTGGACAGAGATAGAAGAAGAGAATTACTGGAGTGAAGGAATCTTACATTCTGAATTGCTAGCTTTGTTAAATATTGGTATCCCTGAGTTGTATCAAGCTAGAATTAAATTGGAAGCAATAGGATTGATTAAAACATATCTTCAAACAAGTCCGACAAAGCTAATTGTCTACGAATTACAAGCTCCTCAAACGAGTAAGGTCTTTTTTAAGGACGATTTATTAAGTTTGTTGTTATTAGAAAAAGTTGGAGAACGAAAATTCAAAAAATTAAGAAATCGATTTGTTGTAGAAACTATAGATAAAAATAAGTTTCAAGAGATCACAAAGTCTTTCTTGGATGTTTTTCAGTTTGATGCTGAGTTACTAAAAAGAGAGAAAGAATTACTTAAACAGCCGGTTTCTTATATTGGTAATACAAGTTCTACAAGACCAAGAGTTGATCCTAAAACATTTGATTTGAAATTCTTTTATACAGGATTAAATCACCAATATGTCAACCGTTCTTCGATCACAAAAGAAATTGAAGAGACAATACTTGTATTGCATACGCTGTATGGCTTAGATGAGTTAGCTATGCAACAATTCGTATTAAATGCTTCGGATATCGAAACGGGTAAAATTGACGAAAAAAGATTAAAAAAATTGGCGTATGATGATTACCACAATAAAAACCAACAAAATATCTCTTTAAAAGACGTTGTAGAAAAAGATATAGAAGTAGATTCCAACCAACAAAAAATGCGTGAAACGGAGCTAACTAATAGAGGGTTAACCAAAGAAGATATTGCCGTTATTGAAGTGAGTGAGCAAATAAGTCCGGTTGATTTTATGAATTCTATTAAAGATCAAAAGGGTGGGTTTGTCACAAAACCAGAAGAGTGGACATTAGAAGAAATTGTCAAAAAAGCTAATTTGCCAACGGCCGTTATCAATATTTTGATTCACTATATTCTAGTTGTAAGGAATAACCCAACACTGGATCAAAAATTGGCCTATAAGATCGCGAATGACTGGGCGCAAGAGAAAGTTGTTGCACCTGAAGAAGCGATTCAAAAAGTGAAAAAAATGTACTCTGAAAATGCTGAAAAACGACAACAACAAGAAAATCGTAGTAAATCGTATACGCAAAACAGAGGCAAATCAAATTATGGTAATCAAACAACTATAAGAAAAGAAACGCTTCCCGATTGGGCTAAAGAAGGAAATAATCAATTGGAAGAAAAGCCGATGAGTGAAGAAGAGCAAAATGCATTTATGGAAAGATTGAAAAGAATTCAAAATTTCGGCAAAGAAGGTGAATAA
- the dnaI gene encoding primosomal protein DnaI, producing MEDIGESLTRMIKERNLNHKYEELIQEVLDDPDVMQFIEDNRQKLNDEAIVKSYAKLYEYVQEKKKFHLNKGMMAPGYHPKLILNYHYIDVTYVPSAELIARQKELEIKNRIYSMDMPKDVRNAKLADFELTDERRFAISEVYDFIDAYMTNPKGYHKGLYLQGSFGVGKTYLLGALAHELAKNGFPSTLMHFPSFAVEMKQSIGKNNTGEKLEFVKKAPILMLDDIGADSMSSWIRDDVLGVILQYRMQEQRPTFFSSNFDMKQLEEEHLRVTQRGEDEPLKAKRIMERVRYLAKEVKMTGSNRRHLQ from the coding sequence ATGGAAGATATCGGTGAAAGTCTAACAAGAATGATTAAAGAGCGTAATTTGAATCATAAATATGAGGAATTAATCCAAGAAGTATTAGATGATCCAGATGTCATGCAATTTATTGAAGACAATCGCCAAAAATTGAACGATGAGGCTATTGTAAAAAGTTATGCTAAGTTGTATGAATATGTACAAGAAAAAAAGAAATTTCATTTAAACAAAGGTATGATGGCTCCAGGTTACCATCCTAAATTGATTTTAAACTACCATTACATTGATGTAACTTATGTGCCTTCTGCTGAGTTGATCGCTAGGCAAAAAGAATTAGAAATTAAAAATCGTATTTATTCCATGGATATGCCTAAAGATGTTCGGAATGCAAAACTAGCTGATTTTGAATTGACTGATGAACGAAGATTTGCGATTTCAGAGGTTTATGACTTTATTGATGCGTATATGACGAATCCTAAAGGCTACCATAAAGGCTTGTATTTACAAGGATCATTTGGTGTAGGGAAAACGTATCTCTTAGGTGCGTTAGCACATGAATTAGCTAAAAACGGTTTCCCTTCTACGCTCATGCACTTTCCGTCATTTGCAGTGGAAATGAAGCAGTCTATTGGCAAGAATAATACCGGTGAAAAGTTAGAGTTTGTAAAAAAAGCACCAATACTCATGTTAGACGATATTGGTGCGGATTCTATGTCTAGTTGGATAAGAGATGATGTACTAGGAGTTATTTTACAGTACCGCATGCAAGAACAACGGCCTACTTTTTTCTCTTCTAATTTTGATATGAAACAACTTGAAGAGGAACACTTAAGAGTAACGCAAAGAGGCGAAGATGAGCCATTAAAAGCAAAAAGAATTATGGAAAGAGTTCGTTATCTAGCTAAAGAAGTGAAAATGACGGGTTCTAATCGACGTCATCTCCAATAA